In bacterium, one genomic interval encodes:
- the gcvPB gene encoding aminomethyl-transferring glycine dehydrogenase subunit GcvPB has protein sequence MRERTVSESNLIYEKSRPGRIGYTLPELSKTESDILASIPAKFRRAEDARLPEISENEVMRHFVGLSVKNHHIDKGFYPLGSCTMKYNPKLNDKAASFSDFQEHHPLAPCSSAPGILQLMWELQQFLCEVSGFAGMSLQPVAGAQGEFAGLLIMRAYHMERGSHRTKVIIPDSAHGTNPASVAAVGFSTIEVKSNEQGIISPDAIKAVMSDEVAGVMMTNPNTLGLFERNVKEIADIVHAGGGLMYMDGANLNAVMGIFRPADTGFDIMHFNLHKTFSTPHGGGGPGAGAVGVRADLEKYLPLPVLEREPHQRKLFFNYDRPHSIGRLHSFFGNFANIVRAYAYIKANGGEGLRAASENAVINANYLKNLVKKDYDLPHETHCMHEFVISGNRQKKLGVKTSDISKRILDFGMHAPTNYFPLIVPEAMMIEPTESESKETLDRFAEVMAQIAREAETNPEIVTSAPTTTPVRRLDESYAARTLDVNFQG, from the coding sequence CGAAATTCCGCCGCGCAGAAGATGCCCGTTTACCGGAGATCAGCGAAAACGAAGTGATGCGCCATTTTGTCGGTTTGTCGGTGAAAAACCACCATATCGACAAAGGATTCTATCCGCTTGGGTCCTGTACGATGAAGTACAATCCCAAGTTGAATGACAAGGCGGCCTCGTTCTCGGATTTCCAGGAGCATCACCCGCTGGCTCCCTGTTCCAGCGCCCCTGGAATTCTGCAACTGATGTGGGAGCTTCAGCAGTTCCTCTGTGAGGTTTCCGGTTTTGCCGGTATGTCGTTGCAGCCGGTTGCCGGAGCGCAGGGTGAGTTCGCCGGGCTGTTGATCATGCGCGCATACCACATGGAGCGCGGCAGTCACCGGACGAAAGTGATCATTCCTGATTCCGCCCATGGCACCAATCCTGCCTCGGTAGCCGCGGTTGGGTTCTCGACGATCGAAGTGAAATCCAACGAACAGGGGATCATCTCGCCTGACGCGATCAAAGCAGTTATGTCTGACGAAGTCGCCGGGGTGATGATGACCAATCCGAATACGCTCGGTCTGTTTGAGCGGAATGTGAAAGAGATCGCCGATATCGTCCATGCTGGTGGCGGCCTGATGTATATGGATGGCGCCAACCTGAACGCGGTGATGGGTATATTCCGTCCGGCGGATACCGGGTTTGATATCATGCACTTCAATCTGCACAAGACCTTTTCGACGCCGCATGGCGGCGGCGGGCCGGGTGCCGGTGCGGTTGGTGTGCGCGCTGATCTGGAGAAATATCTCCCGCTGCCGGTGCTCGAACGTGAGCCACATCAGCGGAAGTTGTTCTTTAATTATGACCGTCCGCATTCCATCGGTCGTTTGCACTCGTTCTTTGGAAACTTCGCGAATATCGTTCGCGCCTATGCCTATATCAAGGCGAACGGCGGCGAGGGTCTTCGCGCGGCCTCCGAAAATGCCGTGATCAACGCCAATTACCTGAAGAATCTGGTGAAGAAGGATTACGATCTTCCGCATGAAACTCATTGCATGCACGAGTTCGTGATCTCCGGAAATCGCCAGAAGAAGCTTGGGGTGAAAACCTCGGATATCTCCAAGCGGATACTCGATTTTGGCATGCACGCGCCGACCAATTACTTTCCGCTGATCGTCCCCGAGGCGATGATGATTGAGCCGACCGAGTCGGAAAGCAAAGAGACGCTTGACCGGTTCGCCGAAGTGATGGCGCAGATCGCGCGCGAGGCGGAGACCAATCCGGAGATCGTGACTTCGGCGCCGACCACGACGCCGGTCCGTCGACTGGATGAATCATATGCCGCCCGGACTTTGGATGTTAACTTTCAGGGTTGA
- a CDS encoding ATP-binding cassette domain-containing protein, translated as MLRTEHLTFSYPSGKLALDDVSLSIGSGERVAVMGANGSGKSTLARIIAGLAEPTKGTLQIDIPQSLPQISRIGILFQNPDNQMVSSVVENEIAFALENLAVPMSEMEKRVIAVLRRFGIEHLRTRLTHELSGGEKQRVALASVMIADPRILILDEPDSFLDVSGKEILEAELKRLHAEQPDLIEIRITQYPDIAATYPRLMVFAEGKLAADHLPAKIFANEAFCLKAGILASDSASSKGAAESFAPSTAPGMPHSIEIKELSFEYVEDQPVIDELSFTWNRGEVVGLVGDSGSGKTTLGLLLSGPLKPGKGEILYFDADNHLLSLQTKPGWVAAVFQQPERQFFLSSCREEIAFGPKNLGRHLTESQISALMELVGLNPHEFLLRDPFTLSMGEKRRLAFATILSMHPPFIVFDEPTCGLDPAGVGKFIELVRHLKQSGIGQIVISHDHAQLRGLCDRSVSLRRM; from the coding sequence ATGCTGAGAACAGAACATCTGACATTCAGCTATCCCTCCGGCAAGCTCGCGCTTGACGATGTCTCACTGTCTATTGGTTCGGGTGAGCGTGTCGCAGTGATGGGGGCGAATGGCTCCGGCAAGTCAACCCTCGCCAGGATTATAGCCGGGCTTGCCGAACCAACTAAAGGCACTCTTCAGATTGATATTCCGCAATCGCTCCCGCAAATCTCGCGTATCGGCATTCTCTTTCAGAATCCGGACAATCAGATGGTGTCGTCCGTGGTCGAAAACGAGATAGCCTTCGCGTTGGAGAATCTGGCTGTTCCAATGTCGGAAATGGAAAAACGAGTGATCGCGGTCCTTCGACGTTTCGGGATAGAGCATCTTCGCACCCGACTGACCCATGAGCTATCCGGTGGGGAAAAGCAGCGCGTGGCGCTGGCCTCGGTGATGATCGCCGATCCACGTATTTTGATCCTCGATGAGCCGGACTCTTTTCTGGATGTCTCGGGCAAAGAGATTCTCGAGGCAGAACTAAAGCGGTTACACGCGGAGCAACCGGATCTGATTGAGATCAGGATCACACAATACCCCGATATCGCCGCAACGTATCCCCGCTTGATGGTCTTTGCCGAGGGGAAACTGGCGGCCGACCATTTGCCTGCGAAGATCTTCGCCAACGAAGCATTTTGTCTTAAGGCAGGGATACTGGCATCGGACTCAGCCTCTTCCAAAGGAGCCGCCGAGAGTTTTGCTCCCTCGACTGCACCGGGAATGCCGCATTCCATAGAGATCAAAGAGCTGTCGTTTGAGTATGTCGAGGATCAGCCGGTGATAGACGAGTTGTCGTTTACCTGGAATCGTGGAGAGGTCGTTGGTCTGGTGGGCGACTCCGGTTCAGGGAAGACCACGCTTGGATTGCTCCTTTCTGGACCGCTCAAACCTGGCAAGGGAGAGATTCTCTACTTTGATGCCGACAACCATCTGTTGAGTCTGCAAACAAAACCGGGATGGGTTGCCGCCGTATTTCAACAACCCGAACGACAGTTTTTTCTTTCAAGTTGTCGAGAAGAGATCGCGTTTGGTCCGAAGAATCTCGGTCGACATTTGACTGAAAGCCAGATCTCCGCGTTGATGGAGTTGGTCGGGCTCAACCCACACGAATTCCTGCTTCGGGATCCGTTTACGTTATCGATGGGGGAGAAGCGGAGACTTGCTTTTGCGACCATACTTTCCATGCATCCGCCATTCATTGTATTCGACGAGCCGACCTGCGGGCTCGATCCAGCCGGGGTCGGCAAGTTTATCGAACTGGTTCGCCATCTCAAGCAATCCGGAATCGGTCAGATCGTGATTTCGCACGACCATGCGCAGTTGCGCGGGCTGTGTGATCGCTCCGTTTCACTTCGGCGCATGTAA
- the rnr gene encoding ribonuclease R: MDSKSILKFIASKADRPLKMKELARALDIPQEEYARFRKTVKALLETGELVMLKRSRIGLPEELNVAVGTVQITRSGNGFLIREGKEIDLLIPPHAIGTALDGDKVMVRLTGQFNGRESGSVIKVLERAPRNIVGVFRRTKTMMYVQPDNPRIHRDIYIPPDATMDAEEGEKVVAQLVAWDNPHQNPEGKLIERIGFPGEPGVDMLTVIRGFGLPTEFPEQVLAEAERAAAALDDIDTTDRVDLTKELVYTIDPEDAKDHDDAVSVERNDLGFKLGVHIADVAHFVQEGSELDMEAFRRGNSVYLPGMVIPMLPEALSADTCSLRANKRRLAHSAIMQFDHKGKMLSWTIQDSVIKSRAKLTYEEVQQFFDTGMADSKLDKVMENLLVARELATLLTKRRFAEGSLDFDLPEAKIVMNKKGEVLELGHRVRLESHRLVEEFMLAANRAVALEMMRAARPFLYRVHDKPDLEKLEAFSQLMTRLDYKFAVSPNMKPIQIARFLDSIKKQPEEEFINELLLRSMKKAVYQRENIGHFGLAFSHYTHFTSPIRRYPDLMVHRLLRRHRTGQFTPGFAKKILPLIDQVGSHCSETERTAEAAERQAIKVKQVTFMANRLGEEYNGVISGVTSYGFFVRLENMGVEGLVRMSAIDDDYYQYDEKNYRIVGRRKNKAFRLGDSVRVGVMSVNTVRAEIDLFLPDLKSPRRGLEVLSPTKPRVKNHPAFRKGRKKRR; encoded by the coding sequence ATGGATTCCAAATCGATTCTCAAATTCATAGCCTCCAAAGCGGACCGCCCGCTGAAAATGAAGGAGCTGGCTCGCGCGCTGGATATTCCTCAAGAGGAGTATGCCAGGTTTCGCAAGACCGTGAAAGCGCTGCTGGAAACGGGCGAACTGGTCATGCTCAAGCGGAGCCGTATCGGTCTGCCCGAAGAGCTGAATGTGGCGGTAGGCACGGTACAGATCACTCGCAGCGGCAATGGCTTCCTGATTCGCGAAGGGAAAGAGATCGATCTGCTCATCCCGCCGCATGCGATCGGGACTGCGCTGGATGGCGACAAAGTTATGGTCCGACTGACCGGCCAATTCAATGGCCGCGAATCCGGATCGGTCATCAAAGTGCTGGAACGTGCGCCGCGCAATATCGTCGGCGTATTTCGTCGCACCAAAACGATGATGTATGTGCAGCCGGACAATCCGCGGATCCATCGCGATATCTACATCCCCCCTGACGCCACCATGGATGCTGAGGAGGGGGAAAAGGTCGTTGCGCAACTGGTCGCCTGGGACAACCCGCACCAGAATCCAGAAGGTAAACTGATCGAGCGGATCGGTTTTCCGGGTGAACCGGGTGTGGATATGCTGACGGTGATACGCGGGTTTGGTCTGCCGACTGAATTTCCCGAACAGGTTCTGGCCGAGGCGGAACGCGCCGCCGCCGCTCTGGATGATATTGATACCACTGACCGGGTCGATCTGACCAAAGAACTGGTCTACACGATCGATCCCGAAGATGCCAAAGATCATGACGATGCTGTGTCAGTCGAACGCAATGACCTGGGCTTCAAGCTGGGTGTGCATATTGCTGATGTTGCCCATTTCGTACAGGAAGGTTCCGAACTAGATATGGAGGCCTTCCGCCGCGGCAACTCCGTTTATCTCCCCGGGATGGTGATACCGATGCTTCCGGAGGCACTTTCCGCCGACACCTGTTCCTTGCGCGCAAATAAGCGAAGGCTGGCGCATTCGGCGATCATGCAATTCGACCATAAAGGGAAGATGCTTTCGTGGACGATCCAGGATAGCGTTATCAAGTCCCGCGCCAAGTTGACGTATGAAGAGGTACAGCAATTCTTTGATACCGGAATGGCTGACAGCAAACTGGATAAGGTGATGGAGAACCTGCTGGTCGCTCGGGAGCTTGCCACGTTACTAACGAAACGCCGCTTTGCCGAAGGATCGCTCGACTTTGATCTTCCCGAAGCCAAGATCGTGATGAACAAGAAGGGGGAAGTGCTCGAACTGGGACACCGGGTGCGACTTGAGTCGCACCGATTGGTCGAGGAGTTCATGCTGGCGGCGAACCGTGCGGTGGCCCTCGAAATGATGCGTGCAGCGCGACCATTCCTTTATCGAGTGCATGACAAACCCGATCTGGAGAAACTCGAAGCATTTTCTCAGTTGATGACCCGCCTTGACTACAAGTTTGCGGTTTCGCCGAATATGAAACCAATACAGATCGCCCGGTTTCTCGATTCGATCAAAAAGCAGCCGGAAGAGGAGTTCATTAACGAACTGCTTTTGCGCTCTATGAAAAAGGCGGTCTACCAGCGGGAGAATATAGGACATTTCGGATTGGCGTTCAGCCATTACACGCATTTCACCTCTCCGATCAGGCGCTATCCGGATCTCATGGTCCACCGCCTGTTGAGGCGTCATCGCACGGGGCAATTCACTCCGGGATTTGCCAAGAAGATCCTGCCGCTGATCGACCAGGTCGGGAGCCATTGTTCCGAGACGGAGCGTACGGCCGAAGCGGCCGAGCGTCAGGCGATCAAAGTCAAGCAAGTGACTTTCATGGCGAACCGTCTTGGCGAAGAATATAACGGCGTCATCTCCGGTGTGACATCATACGGTTTTTTTGTCCGCCTCGAGAATATGGGGGTTGAGGGGTTGGTCAGGATGTCCGCCATCGATGATGACTACTACCAATATGACGAGAAGAACTACCGCATAGTCGGACGCAGAAAGAACAAGGCATTCAGGTTGGGGGACTCAGTCAGGGTGGGGGTAATGTCGGTCAATACCGTGCGGGCTGAGATCGACCTTTTCCTGCCGGATCTCAAATCACCCCGTCGGGGCCTGGAAGTTCTTTCTCCGACCAAACCGCGGGTTAAAAACCATCCCGCTTTCCGAAAGGGACGCAAGAAGCGTCGCTGA
- a CDS encoding sigma-54-dependent Fis family transcriptional regulator encodes MVKPNQRIVILTDPTHQIATAIKWDSLGQVVTELSELYQIVKERQIELVLVEESRQDLTPAVALRLRKFSPIAEIWRVVHTHFGPDEQERLFDGYLSRDLGEERLTERIGAILADIELLRRYQMVGRSPKLKAVARTIEKIAPTEVPVMIVGPSGSGKELVARAIHSDSLRNKRPYVAINCGALAEGVLESELFGHERGAFTGSVAKREGLFHKAQGGTIFLDEIGETKPETQVKLLRVLEDGTYYPVGSSEARKADVRVIAATNRDLTEAISERQFREDLYFRISVVKIVLPPLYERRQDIQPLLHHFWAQSGVEYSDAALDLLVRYDWPGNIRQLRNFATRMAALKPSGVVDVKDVERFIEEQNSGATHLPVSTGRTVEQAGQELIYRAILSLGTEIKMLRDLITSHLPSEIEPVTGTQVSPVPAATMDEMEKRLIEKTLDETEGNRKETALRLGIAERTLYRKLKKYDLS; translated from the coding sequence ATGGTGAAGCCAAACCAACGCATAGTCATTCTGACCGATCCCACTCACCAGATCGCCACCGCGATCAAGTGGGATTCGCTTGGCCAAGTGGTTACGGAACTTTCTGAACTGTACCAGATAGTGAAAGAACGACAGATCGAACTGGTGCTGGTTGAAGAGAGCCGACAGGATCTCACTCCGGCAGTGGCTCTTCGACTCCGCAAGTTTTCTCCGATCGCCGAGATCTGGCGTGTTGTGCATACCCATTTCGGGCCGGACGAACAAGAACGACTCTTCGACGGTTATCTCTCCCGCGATCTGGGCGAAGAAAGGCTGACTGAGCGAATCGGCGCGATACTGGCAGATATAGAATTACTACGTCGTTACCAGATGGTGGGCAGATCTCCGAAACTGAAGGCGGTTGCACGGACGATCGAGAAGATCGCCCCGACCGAGGTACCGGTGATGATTGTCGGACCATCCGGTTCAGGGAAAGAACTGGTGGCGCGGGCGATCCACTCAGACTCTTTGCGTAATAAGCGCCCGTATGTGGCGATAAACTGCGGCGCTCTGGCCGAGGGAGTACTCGAGTCAGAACTGTTCGGCCACGAACGTGGAGCTTTCACTGGATCTGTCGCCAAGCGCGAAGGACTTTTTCATAAAGCACAGGGGGGGACGATCTTTCTCGATGAGATCGGCGAGACCAAACCGGAAACGCAGGTCAAATTGCTTCGCGTGCTCGAGGATGGGACCTACTATCCGGTGGGATCATCGGAGGCGCGCAAGGCCGATGTTCGCGTCATTGCCGCGACCAATCGCGACCTGACTGAGGCGATCTCGGAGAGGCAGTTCCGCGAAGATCTCTATTTCCGTATCAGTGTGGTCAAGATAGTCCTTCCGCCGCTCTACGAGCGGAGACAGGACATTCAACCGTTGCTGCATCATTTCTGGGCGCAGTCCGGGGTTGAATATTCCGATGCTGCTCTCGATCTGCTGGTGCGCTACGACTGGCCGGGGAATATCCGACAACTGCGGAATTTCGCTACTCGCATGGCCGCGCTCAAGCCGTCAGGGGTGGTGGATGTCAAGGATGTCGAGCGATTCATCGAAGAGCAGAATTCCGGCGCGACGCATCTTCCCGTTTCGACCGGACGGACAGTCGAGCAGGCAGGGCAGGAACTGATCTATCGCGCGATTCTGTCGCTTGGCACTGAGATTAAGATGCTTCGCGACCTGATCACTTCCCATTTGCCGAGTGAGATCGAACCGGTAACCGGCACGCAAGTCAGTCCGGTCCCCGCCGCTACTATGGATGAAATGGAAAAACGACTCATAGAAAAAACATTGGATGAGACCGAAGGGAACCGCAAAGAGACTGCGCTTCGCCTCGGTATCGCGGAACGAACACTCTATCGCAAGCTCAAGAAGTATGACCTGAGCTGA
- a CDS encoding lamin tail domain-containing protein, whose product MKRSLLALLVVLGCAVSLNAGVLVNEALVNEPGTSVTLEWIEIFNDSSEALELNRCVLVVDGTNISLNGYGFLPANSYMIFCRRLIGTAGSPGFETVWGDSSGLWGDTPEEAGLRIAEETFSLPNNGGFIRLYLVSTLLSELTWSDIGGDGYSWERISASNDAGVNSVDPTGSTPGRTNSVSPVSLDLELDSVWTNSSIGGADISVAIFNRGDDTAKVQSILLYRRQATDSTDTQDTILTQAIEPLGPGRRDTLQFTLEESGIYAQIGLRLSPDDRTANNNAFIRVTGQAYPPLILSEFLPDPAIPLGSEWVELHNISDTTINLAGWKIGDELNLREIVPSSTPVFPGERLVIAQDSLEFRSFYDEFDGRIFEPSSWPSLNNGGDLIRLIDSFSLSADFYQYIEGFEGNYTFSRDQSEQPIGPWLRSAASGGTPGESNTVWTQPTGEHTTISVIPKIFSPDGDGFEDATTLHLTVVDASAYTLKIYDRTGNLVKTLLDSEPLTTGTIAWDGRSDAGNRLPIGIYICYFEAEGVESVKETVVIAR is encoded by the coding sequence ATGAAGAGATCGCTGCTTGCACTCTTAGTTGTTCTCGGGTGTGCCGTGTCGCTGAATGCCGGTGTTCTGGTGAATGAGGCGCTGGTAAACGAGCCAGGCACTTCTGTAACACTGGAGTGGATAGAGATATTCAACGATTCTTCTGAAGCATTGGAATTAAACCGGTGTGTCCTTGTCGTTGACGGTACTAACATCTCACTGAATGGATACGGGTTTCTTCCTGCCAACAGCTACATGATCTTCTGTCGACGACTGATCGGCACGGCCGGTTCTCCCGGTTTTGAGACGGTCTGGGGAGACAGTTCCGGTCTCTGGGGAGATACGCCAGAGGAGGCAGGGCTTCGCATAGCCGAGGAGACTTTCTCGCTTCCCAACAACGGTGGATTCATCCGACTCTATTTGGTAAGTACACTTCTTTCCGAATTGACCTGGTCGGACATTGGTGGCGATGGTTATTCCTGGGAGCGGATCTCCGCTTCAAATGATGCCGGTGTCAACTCAGTCGACCCTACCGGGTCAACTCCCGGCAGGACCAACTCCGTCAGTCCGGTTTCGCTCGATCTGGAACTTGATTCCGTCTGGACAAACTCGTCCATTGGCGGTGCTGATATCTCGGTCGCGATCTTCAATCGCGGAGATGATACTGCGAAAGTGCAGTCAATCCTGCTCTACCGTCGACAAGCAACTGATTCTACTGACACACAGGACACGATCCTTACCCAGGCTATCGAACCACTGGGGCCGGGAAGGCGGGACACTCTTCAATTCACCCTCGAGGAAAGTGGGATCTACGCCCAGATCGGCCTTCGACTCAGTCCGGATGACCGCACTGCCAACAACAATGCCTTTATCAGGGTGACGGGACAGGCATATCCTCCATTGATCCTGTCGGAATTTCTCCCGGATCCGGCGATTCCGCTCGGCAGCGAGTGGGTAGAGTTGCACAATATCTCGGACACGACCATCAACCTGGCAGGCTGGAAGATCGGTGATGAGCTGAATCTTCGTGAGATCGTTCCCTCCTCCACGCCAGTTTTTCCGGGGGAGCGTCTGGTCATCGCACAGGATTCGCTGGAGTTTCGTTCGTTTTATGACGAATTCGATGGCCGGATATTTGAGCCATCCTCCTGGCCAAGTCTCAACAACGGCGGCGATTTGATCCGGCTCATCGATTCATTTAGTCTTAGCGCCGATTTCTATCAGTATATAGAGGGATTCGAGGGGAACTACACTTTTTCACGTGACCAATCCGAACAGCCGATCGGCCCATGGTTACGCTCGGCAGCATCGGGTGGCACTCCCGGCGAATCGAACACGGTCTGGACGCAGCCGACCGGTGAGCATACTACCATCTCTGTGATCCCGAAAATTTTCTCGCCGGACGGCGACGGATTCGAAGATGCCACGACCCTGCATCTGACCGTGGTTGATGCTTCGGCCTACACGCTCAAGATCTACGATCGCACGGGCAATCTGGTCAAGACCCTTCTCGACAGCGAACCATTGACCACCGGCACGATCGCCTGGGATGGGAGATCCGATGCGGGGAATCGATTACCGATCGGGATCTATATCTGCTACTTTGAAGCAGAGGGAGTAGAGTCGGTCAAAGAAACGGTGGTGATAGCCCGATGA
- a CDS encoding deoxyguanosinetriphosphate triphosphohydrolase — protein sequence MSTLASYAAKASESRGRSFPEPEHPYRTAFQRDRDRIIHSTAFRRMEYKTQVFLPHEGDHFRTRLTHTIEVAQISRTMARCLRLNEDLSEAIALVHDLGHTPFGHAGEDVLNELLAGHGGFNHNNQSLRVVDLLEQRYPDHPGLNLTFEVREGIAKHETTVKLHRPEFDPSARSSLEASLVDIADEIAYNAHDIDDGLAAELLRLEEIAELGIWTRPGRHHPTDGPKLSHREQRFTLVRHLVNSATVDVMEQTAGAIDRLRIVTQADVASSPERIVGYSASMKEEVAELKQFLKEKLYRHAHMAEMSRRARQIIELLFERLNSRPDLMPDRFREMLLTEERPIVVADYIAGMTDRFAEKLFGDLS from the coding sequence CTGTCCACCCTTGCGTCGTATGCTGCCAAGGCGAGTGAGTCGCGGGGGCGTAGTTTCCCCGAACCTGAACACCCCTATCGCACCGCCTTTCAGCGTGACCGGGACCGGATCATTCACTCGACCGCTTTTCGCCGCATGGAGTACAAGACTCAGGTCTTTCTGCCGCATGAAGGAGATCATTTCCGCACCCGCTTGACCCACACTATCGAAGTGGCGCAGATCAGCCGAACTATGGCGCGTTGTCTCCGCCTCAACGAGGACCTGAGCGAGGCGATTGCGCTCGTTCACGATCTGGGGCATACGCCGTTCGGTCATGCCGGCGAAGATGTGCTGAATGAGCTGCTGGCTGGCCACGGCGGCTTCAATCACAATAATCAGTCACTTCGCGTGGTAGATCTGCTCGAACAACGGTACCCCGATCACCCCGGGTTGAATCTGACATTCGAGGTGCGTGAGGGAATAGCCAAACATGAAACGACCGTGAAATTGCATCGACCGGAGTTTGACCCGTCGGCGCGGTCATCACTGGAAGCCTCGCTGGTTGATATTGCCGATGAGATCGCCTATAATGCGCATGATATCGATGATGGACTGGCCGCGGAACTCCTTCGGCTGGAGGAAATTGCAGAGCTGGGGATCTGGACCAGACCGGGGCGGCATCACCCCACGGACGGACCCAAGCTGTCGCATCGAGAACAGCGCTTCACTTTGGTCAGGCACCTGGTGAACAGCGCCACTGTTGATGTAATGGAGCAGACAGCCGGGGCAATAGATCGATTGAGGATCGTGACCCAGGCCGATGTTGCATCATCGCCTGAACGGATCGTCGGTTACTCGGCATCCATGAAGGAAGAAGTTGCCGAGCTGAAGCAATTTCTCAAAGAGAAGCTGTACCGACATGCTCACATGGCTGAGATGTCTCGCCGGGCAAGACAGATAATTGAACTACTTTTTGAACGGCTGAACAGTCGGCCGGATCTGATGCCCGATCGGTTTCGCGAAATGCTGTTGACAGAAGAGCGACCGATCGTCGTGGCTGATTATATTGCCGGAATGACCGACCGATTCGCCGAAAAGCTATTCGGCGACCTTTCGTGA
- a CDS encoding ribonuclease E inhibitor RraB translates to MDRTSREQKRTNRELNSQHLAALERDGSNLGVAHTTCHQFEMQDDISVGILRSLLLGSGFHVLKVSKQPLAEPGKVDFHWRLEAELKVIPMLPSLHEMTDYCCDLARMANADYHGWYAQPVKNQ, encoded by the coding sequence ATGGACCGCACATCACGAGAACAAAAGAGAACCAATCGCGAATTAAATTCGCAACACCTGGCGGCTCTTGAGCGGGATGGCTCCAATCTAGGTGTCGCCCATACTACCTGCCATCAGTTCGAAATGCAGGACGATATCTCTGTGGGGATCCTCCGGAGTCTCCTTTTGGGCAGTGGATTCCATGTACTCAAAGTATCAAAACAACCGTTGGCCGAACCGGGCAAAGTCGATTTCCATTGGCGGCTGGAAGCTGAATTGAAAGTGATCCCGATGCTTCCCAGCCTGCATGAGATGACCGATTATTGTTGTGACCTGGCGCGCATGGCCAACGCCGACTACCATGGCTGGTATGCACAGCCGGTAAAAAATCAGTAA